The Achromobacter deleyi region CATGACGGCCGCACCCTCGCGGGCATTGCGGGCACGGCGGTACTGCCAGGAGTCGTAGAAGGCCTGGGCCGCGGCCATGGACGGAAACTCCATGACGACGGTGCGGCCAGGCTCACGCCCCTCGAGGTGCTTGGACTCGCCGCCGCGCACCAGGATCTTTGCATCGTACGCGCGCATCGCGAGCGTGGACAGACGCTTGTAATCCTCATACAGCGCGGGCTTGGTCACTGTGACGTCGGCGATGAGATAAGCACTCATGGGGTTCCTTCAGAGCAGTTGCGTTGGTTTCGGTCTGACGCCGGATACGGCGACGCAGCCAGTGTCGCGCAAGGCGGCCGGGCGACGCATATCCGATGCTAATTGGTTGTATCCGAAAGAAGCGCCGCCGTATAGGGCGGCGCCGGGGCAACGGCCCGCGGCCCCGAGGATCCGCACGCGGAACTCGAGACCGCAGGCGCGCATTACGCCTCCTGGCCGCGGCGAGCCTTTTGCTCGATGGCGGCGCGGATATAGCTGGAGAACAACGGGTGGCCGTCACGCGGAGTGGACGTGAACTCCGGGTGGAACTGCACGCCCACGAACCACGGGTGATCGGGCAATTCCATCATTTCCGGCAGGTTCTCGGACGGCGTACGGGCGCTGATCACCATGCCGGCATCTTCCAGGCGCGGCACGTAGACGTTGTTGACCTCGTAGCGGTGGCGGTGACGCTCGTTCACTTCGTCGCCATAGATGGTCTGGGCGCGGGTGCCCGCCTTGATCGGCACGCGTTGCGCGCCCTTGCGCATGGTGCCGCCCAGGTCGGACGAGTTGTCGCGCTTTTCGACCTTGCCTTCGCGGTCCATCCACTCGGTGATGAGCGCGACCACGGGATGCGGCGCGGAAGGATCGAATTCCGTGCTGTTGGCGCCACCCAGGCCGGCGACATGGCGCGCGAACTCGATGACGGCCAGCTGCATGCCCAGGCAGATGCCCAGGTACGGCACGCCGTTTTCACGGGCGTAGCGGATGGCGGCGATCTTGCCCTCGGTGCCGCGCTTGCCGAAGCCGCCCGGAACCAGGATGGCGTCCAGGTGCTTGAGCTGGTCGGTGCCGCGGGTTTCGATGTCTTCCGAGTCGATGTACTCGATGTTGATCTTCGAGCGCGTGTGGATGCCGGCGTGGACCAGGGCTTCCGTCAGCGACTTGTACGACTCGGTCAGGTCGACGTACTTGCCGACCATGCCGATGGTGAGCTCGTGCTCGGGGTGTTCCAGCGCCTCGACCAGGTTGTCCCACATGGACAGGTCGGCCGGCGGCGGGGTCAGCCCCAGGGCTTCGCAGACGATGTTGTCCACGCCCTGCTTGTGCAGCATGGCGGGAATCTTGTAGATCGAATCGGCGTCCCAGACGGAAATGACCGCGTCCAGGGGCACGTTGGAGAACATCGAGATCTTGGCGCGCTCGTCGTCCGGAATACGGCGGTCGGCGCGGCACAGCAGCGCGTTCGGGTAGATGCCGATTTCGCGCAGCTTCTGCACCGAGTGCTGCGTGGGCTTGGTCTTCAGTTCGCCGGCGGAGGCGATGAAGGGCACCAGCGTCAGGTGGACGAAGGCCGCGTTGTTGCGGCCCATGCGCAGGCTCATCTGGCGCGCGGCTTCCAGGAACGGCAGGGACTCGATGTCGCCCACCGTGCCGCCGATTTCGACGATGGCGACGTCGGTGTTGCCATTCCAGCCGGCTTCGGCGCCACGGGCGATGAAGTCCTGGATTTCGTTCGTGATGTGCGGAATGACCTGGACGGTCTTGCCCAGGTAGTCGCCACGGCGCTCCTTGCGCAGCACGGATTCGTAGATCTGCCCGGTGGTGAAGTTATTCACCTTGTGCATGCGAGCGGAAATGAAACGCTCGTAGTGGCCAAGATCCAGGTCGGTTTCGGCGCCGTCTTCCGTGACGAACACTTCACCGTGCTGGAAAGGGCTCATCGTGCCCGGATCGACGTTGATGTAGGGGTCGAGTTTCAGCATGGTCACCTGCAGACCACGCGACTCAAGAATGGCTGCGAGCGACGCGGCGGCGATGCCCTTGCCCAGGGAAGACACCACACCGCCGGTGACAAATACGTATTTGGTCATCGTAATGAGCACCCGGGACGAGCGGGCGCGTGCGGGAAATTTGGATTATAGCCGGGCGGCAGGAGTTATTTGGGTTTTCCCCTAGCGTCGTCCACGTAACATTTAGCTGCACTCCGGTTGACACTGCCGCAAGGCAGCCGGCGGCGCCGTGCTATGTTCGATCCCTATTTTTTTGGCCGCCGTCTTTTCCCGACAGCCTCCCTTCTGGCCTCCGCAAAAACGCTGATGACCGCCCTCTCCCGACCTTCCTATTCCCTGGCCTGGCGCCTTGCCATTGCCGCCGTCCTGCTGCGCCTGGCCTACACCGCGCTCGTTCAGACTTATACCCTGATGGGGCCATCGCCCTACCTGGACCAGCTCCGGGAAAGCTATGGCCGGCCCGAAATGCTGGCCCCCCTGTTCGCCAACCTGGCGGCCACCCTGGTGATCGTGGGCCTGACGGCGTGGGGCGCGATGCGCCGCTGGCTGGCGCGCAACGATACGGCGGCGGTCGACCAGCCCGGCAGGCTGTTCGGGACCTTCCTTGCCCTGCAGGCCCTCTATACGCTGTGCCTGTCGGCCGGCCTGGCCATTGCGCAGAACGCGATGCTGGGAAGCCTGATCAAGGAAGGCTCGCTGCTGGAGGAGTGGTTCGGCCTCGGCGTGAGCGGACGATTCCTGGCGATGAACCTGCTGACCAAGGCGGTCACCATCCCTCTGGAGATCATCGGCATCTGCCTGGCGGTGCGCGTCGCGACCTGGACGGTGGTACCCGCGGGCCCCGCAGGCGGCCCCGTACATACGCGGCGGCATGCCGCCTGGATCGCCGGACTGACCGTGCTGGCATGGCAGTTGAGCGTCTCGATCTCGCTGGGCGGATTCCTGCAGATGCAGACCCTGAGCGCGGGTTGGCTGGAATACGCGCTGGGATACTGGGTACTGCCGGCCTTGGCGATGGCGCTTTGCACGCTGGTCTGCGTGAATGCTCTTCCCCGCGACCCGGGACGCGCGCGCCTGGGGCGCGCCGTGGCGCACGGCAGCATCGCGTTCTGGTTCGCCCAGGCCCTGGGGGTCGGCCTGGGGGTGCTGGCGTTGCGCGCGATGACTTGGCACCAGCTTGCGCGCGTCAGCGAGTCCTCCGTCGCGGCCGGCATCACGCTGCTGGTCTATGCGGGGCTGCTGGCCCTGGGTTGCCTGATCGGCGGGCGCTTGCTGTACCGCCGCGGCAAGGAATGAACCTGGCCGTGGCGGCCCGGTGCGCCTGACCCGGCTCAGGCCGGCAGGCGCGTCAACGCCGGCGGCTCGAATGCCTGCACCGGCGCCGGCCCGCCCTGCCACTTCTCCACCTGCACCAGCGCCGACAGGGCGCTGGAACCTTGCGCCAGCCGCGAAGTGCCCACATCCATGGTCAGCACATTGGGATTGCCGTGGCGCTCCAGTGTCGCGTCCTGTGGATCGAACCAGGCGCCGGTAAACATGGCAACCACGCCGCGCGCCAGGCCCTCGTCCAGATCCGCGCCGCCCAGGCAGGCGCCGCGGTCGTTGTACAGACGCACCACGTCCCCTTGCCCGATGCCGCGCTCGGCGGCGTCGGCAGGATGCATGCGCACCGGTTCGCGCCCGGCGATCTTGCCCTGGCGCGACGCCCGGGCCTGGTCGAGCTGCGAATGCAGCCGGCCCTCCGGCTGGCAGGTGACCAGATGCAGCGGCCAGCGATCCGCCTGTTCCGCGCCCAGCCATTCGGCGGGCGCAAGCCAGGCCGGGTGCGGCGGACAATCTTCGTAGCCGAAGGCGGCCACGGCTTCGCTGTACAGCTCCAGCCGTCCCGAGCGTGTCTTCAGCGGATGGGCGACGGGGTCCTGGCGGAACTGCTCGAACAGCACGAAATCGCGGTCCGGCTCGGGCAGCGCCACATGCCCCCGCGCCCAGAATTCGTCGAAGCCTGGCAGCTCCAGCTGCGCGGCCTCCCAGGCGGGCCGCATCTGCTCGTAGATGTGACGGATCCAGGCCATTTCGCCGCGGCCCTCGGTGTAGGCGTGCTCGAATCCCGCCATGGCCGCCAGTTCGCGATAGATGTCGAAGTCATTGCGGCTCTGGCCGACCGGCGGCAAGGCCTGGTGCATGGCCAGGATGTAGCGGTCGCGCGAGGAGCCGCCCACGTCGTTGCGCTCCAGCGTGGTGGTGGCCGGCAGCACGATGTCGGCGCGTCGCGCGGTCGGGGTCCACCAGGGCTCGTGCACGATGATGGTCTCGGGCTTGCGCCAGGCCCGCTCCAGGCGGTTCAGGTCCTGCTGATGGTGGAAGGGATTGCCGCCCGCCCAGTACACCAGCCGGATGTCGGGATAGACACCGCCCTTGCCGTTGAATTCGTAGGCCTGCCCAGGATGCAGCAGCATGTCGGTCAGTCGCGCCACAGGGACCGACGCGCCCGCGGGATTGGCGCCGGCGCGCATTTCCGGCGCGGGCAGATCCGGCCGCGGATTGCCCGCGCCGTTCATGGAACCGTGGGCGAATGCGAAGCCGCCTCCCGGCAGGCCGATCTGTCCGAGCAGCGCGGCCAGCGCCACGCTGCCCCAATACGGCTGCTCGCCTCGATGTCCGCGCTGCAGCGACCAGGCGCAGGTGATCAGCGTCCGGCAGCCCGCGGCCTCGCGCGCCAGGCGCCGGATCGTGGCTGCCGGCACGCCGCAGATGCCCTCGGCCCATTCCGCGCTCTTGGCCTGACCATCCGCGCGACCCGATACGTAGTCGGCGTAGCGCTCGAAACCACTGCAGCAGCGTTCGAGAAAAGCCTGGTCGTGCAGCCCTTCGGACAGCAAGGTGTGCGCCATGCCCAGCATCATGGCGGCGTCCGTGTTGGGGCGTATCGGCACCCATTCCGCCTGCAGCGCCTGCGGAGCGTCGCTGCGCGCGGGACTGACCACCACGCTGCGAATGCCCGCCAGCCGCGCGCGCTCGAGCCAGCCGGGGGTGCCGTGGTCGCCAGCGCCGCCCGACGTGATCTGCGTGTTGCGCAGCGCGATGCCGCCGAATGCGATGAACAGCCGCGTGTTCCCCACCACGCTGTGCCAGTCGGTGACGCGCCCCGTCACCGGCGCGTAGGTGCCGATGATGTGCGGCAGCAGGAACTGCGCCGCGCCCCAGCTGTAGTTGCCCGATTGGTCCACGCAGCCGCCGCCCGCATACAGGAAGCGGTGCGTCAGCGTACGCGCGTGGTGCAGGCGCCCCGCCGACGACCAGCCGTAGGAACCGCCGAAGATCGCGGCCGGGCCATGCGCGGCGCGCACGCGTTGCAGTTCATCGTGCACCAGCCGCAGCGCCGTGTCCCACCCCACCTCGACATAGCCCTCGACGCCGCGCAGCTCCGGCGCTCCGCGATGCTTCAGCCAGCTTGCGCGCACGCTGGGCCGGGCAATGCGCAGCGGCGAATGCACCAGGTCGGGCATCGAGTGGATCAGCGGCGACGGGGCCCGGTCATGCGCGAACGGCTCGCAACCCACCACCCGCCCGTTCCTTACCAGCGCGGTGTAGGCTCCCCAATGCGACAGGGAGGGAAAGCGCGTGAGCGTGTCGACCATGGAATCTGCCTGGCGGCTGCGAAAGCCGCATTATTGGGGAAATTCTTATAACTTAGCAGCATCTTCTTAGAAAATAATTGTCTTTCGGCCGTCCTGGATATGTGGAAAATAGAAAAATTTTCGGAAACCGGCCTCCTATACTGCAAGGGCAGCAAGGGGAGCGGGCAGGGGCCAGCACCGATAGCGCGACGCCTGATCCGTAGATATTCCATCCGATTAGTTGGAGTTGCTTCATGAGCAAAATGAAAATCCAGGGGTCCTTCGTCGCAATCGTCACGCCCTTCAACCGTGACGGCAGTGTCGATTTCAGCGCCTTCCGCAGCCTGTTGAAATTCCAGGAAGACAACGGCACCTCCGCCGTGCTGATCATGGGCTCCACCGGCGAGGTCTCGCTGCTGTCGCCGGAAGAACGCCGCCAGGTCATCGTCGAAACGGCCAAGATGAAAACCGGCAAGATGAAGCTGTTCTACGGCTGCACGGGCAACAACACCGACAGCACCATCGAATACCTGAAGTTCGCCCGCGAAAACGGCGCCGACGGCGCCATCCTGGCCGCGCCCGCCTACATCTGCGCGTCCGAGGCAGACACCGAGGCCTACTTCCTGGAAGTCGCCGACGCCACCGACCTGCCCCTGGGCATCTACAACAACCCGCCGCGGGTCAAGAGCGACCTGCACTGGGACCAGCTTCTGCGCATCTTCAAGCACCCCAACTACGTGGTGCACAAGGAGTCCACCACGCGCGTGGGCCAGGTGGCGCAGGTGCTGCGCGGCCGCCCCGACGTGGCCGTGATGTGCTGCGATTCGCCCAACCTGGGCCTGGTGGTGCCGACGATGAGCCTGGGCGGACACGGCACCGCCAACATGACCGGAAATATCGCGCCGGCAGAAATGGCCAATATCTCGCGCCCCTGGGACACGCCCGAGGTGTCCACGAGCTTCCGCGAAGGCTATCTGGGCCTGCTGCCGCTCTTGCACTATTCCTATTCCGCCATCAATCCCGTGGCGA contains the following coding sequences:
- a CDS encoding DUF1330 domain-containing protein, which gives rise to MSAYLIADVTVTKPALYEDYKRLSTLAMRAYDAKILVRGGESKHLEGREPGRTVVMEFPSMAAAQAFYDSWQYRRARNAREGAAVMNMFIVQGM
- a CDS encoding CTP synthase; translation: MTKYVFVTGGVVSSLGKGIAAASLAAILESRGLQVTMLKLDPYINVDPGTMSPFQHGEVFVTEDGAETDLDLGHYERFISARMHKVNNFTTGQIYESVLRKERRGDYLGKTVQVIPHITNEIQDFIARGAEAGWNGNTDVAIVEIGGTVGDIESLPFLEAARQMSLRMGRNNAAFVHLTLVPFIASAGELKTKPTQHSVQKLREIGIYPNALLCRADRRIPDDERAKISMFSNVPLDAVISVWDADSIYKIPAMLHKQGVDNIVCEALGLTPPPADLSMWDNLVEALEHPEHELTIGMVGKYVDLTESYKSLTEALVHAGIHTRSKINIEYIDSEDIETRGTDQLKHLDAILVPGGFGKRGTEGKIAAIRYARENGVPYLGICLGMQLAVIEFARHVAGLGGANSTEFDPSAPHPVVALITEWMDREGKVEKRDNSSDLGGTMRKGAQRVPIKAGTRAQTIYGDEVNERHRHRYEVNNVYVPRLEDAGMVISARTPSENLPEMMELPDHPWFVGVQFHPEFTSTPRDGHPLFSSYIRAAIEQKARRGQEA
- a CDS encoding molybdopterin-dependent oxidoreductase, producing the protein MVDTLTRFPSLSHWGAYTALVRNGRVVGCEPFAHDRAPSPLIHSMPDLVHSPLRIARPSVRASWLKHRGAPELRGVEGYVEVGWDTALRLVHDELQRVRAAHGPAAIFGGSYGWSSAGRLHHARTLTHRFLYAGGGCVDQSGNYSWGAAQFLLPHIIGTYAPVTGRVTDWHSVVGNTRLFIAFGGIALRNTQITSGGAGDHGTPGWLERARLAGIRSVVVSPARSDAPQALQAEWVPIRPNTDAAMMLGMAHTLLSEGLHDQAFLERCCSGFERYADYVSGRADGQAKSAEWAEGICGVPAATIRRLAREAAGCRTLITCAWSLQRGHRGEQPYWGSVALAALLGQIGLPGGGFAFAHGSMNGAGNPRPDLPAPEMRAGANPAGASVPVARLTDMLLHPGQAYEFNGKGGVYPDIRLVYWAGGNPFHHQQDLNRLERAWRKPETIIVHEPWWTPTARRADIVLPATTTLERNDVGGSSRDRYILAMHQALPPVGQSRNDFDIYRELAAMAGFEHAYTEGRGEMAWIRHIYEQMRPAWEAAQLELPGFDEFWARGHVALPEPDRDFVLFEQFRQDPVAHPLKTRSGRLELYSEAVAAFGYEDCPPHPAWLAPAEWLGAEQADRWPLHLVTCQPEGRLHSQLDQARASRQGKIAGREPVRMHPADAAERGIGQGDVVRLYNDRGACLGGADLDEGLARGVVAMFTGAWFDPQDATLERHGNPNVLTMDVGTSRLAQGSSALSALVQVEKWQGGPAPVQAFEPPALTRLPA
- a CDS encoding 4-hydroxy-tetrahydrodipicolinate synthase family protein; translation: MSKMKIQGSFVAIVTPFNRDGSVDFSAFRSLLKFQEDNGTSAVLIMGSTGEVSLLSPEERRQVIVETAKMKTGKMKLFYGCTGNNTDSTIEYLKFARENGADGAILAAPAYICASEADTEAYFLEVADATDLPLGIYNNPPRVKSDLHWDQLLRIFKHPNYVVHKESTTRVGQVAQVLRGRPDVAVMCCDSPNLGLVVPTMSLGGHGTANMTGNIAPAEMANISRPWDTPEVSTSFREGYLGLLPLLHYSYSAINPVAIKSLMKAVGLPVGDLRRPLRGLEGQALDSGLRIVRELGLDARYGFSSAQLKAA